The Epinephelus lanceolatus isolate andai-2023 chromosome 14, ASM4190304v1, whole genome shotgun sequence genome has a window encoding:
- the etv5a gene encoding ETS translocation variant 5a isoform X3: MDGFYDQQVPFMVPPSQHKSHVEEPSHNRPLNDRKRKFVDTELAQDTEELFQDLSQLQEIWIAEAQVPDDEQFVPDFQSDSLMFHGPPPAKIKRELTPSKEFSPCRQDRSPMPYGEKCLYSYSACDRKPTPGFKPLTPPSTPVSPCGPTSTAGTHPLSEQTPPPHPHVANPTPGPRPVHIQQPITASAGSPNQQALPVHSHSPPFAVPCAPINQDANSFTPEHRFQRQMSEPCLPFPPSESQGRPQFMPQPPSSNNSLPRDGRPPYHRQMSEPLVAVPPQGFKQELIDPRYTEQGVPTMGPPGPPQGPPRQAAFHPMAIKQEPRDFCFDSEVPNCQSSFGRAGSFYQNNHESFSFDRDPQLYFDDTCVVPERLEGKIKQEPVYRDGPPYQRRGSLQLWQFLVTLLDDPANGHFIAWTGRGMEFKLIEPEEVARRWGIQKNRPAMNYDKLSRSLRYYYEKGIMQKVAGERYVYKFVCDPEALFSMAFPDNQRPNLKVDPDSLPGLDDDTVPLTHYEENAPYLLDGGEQCVAGLPFPDGYGY, encoded by the exons ATGGACGGATTCTACGACCAGCAAGTCCCATTTATGGTCCCACCCAGT CAGCACAAGTCTCACGTGGAGGAACCATCTCACAACAGGCCTCTGAACGACAGGAAAAGGAAGTTTGTGGATACAGAACTCGCCCAGGACACGGAAG AACTCTTCCAGGACCTCAGTCAGCTGCAGGAGATCTGGATCGCAGAAG CCCAGGTGCCTGATGACGAACAGTTTGTCCCAGATTTCCAGTCGGATAGCT TGATGTTTCATGGCCCGCCGCCAGCCAAGATCAAACGAGAGCTGACTCCCTCCAAAGAGTTTTCGCCCTGTCGTCAGGACAGGAGTCCCATGCCCTACGGAGAGAAGTGCCTTTACAGCTACAG TGCCTGTGACAGGAAGCCCACTCCTGGGTTCAAGCCATTAACTCCCCCCTCGACGCCCGTCTCTCCTTGCGGCCCCACCAGCACAGCAGGGACGCACCCACTGAGTGAGCAGACCCCCCCTCCTCACCCCCATGTAGCCAACCCGACCCCGGGGCCGCGTCCAGTGCACATACAGCAGCCTATCACGGCGAGCGCAGGCTCTCCCAACCAGCAAGCACTCCCAGTCCACAGCCACAGCCCGCCCTTCGCCGTGCCTTGTGCACCAATCAACCAGGATGCCAACAGCTTCACACCTGAGCACAG GTTCCAGCGGCAGATGTCAGAGCCATGTCTACCTTTCCCCCCGTCAGAGAGTCAAGGGCGCCCCCAGTTCATGCCCCAGCCtcccagcagcaacaacagcctgccacGTGACGGCCGGCCACCGTACCACCGCCAGATGTCAGAGCCATTGGTAGCCGTGCCACCCCAGGGGTTCAAGCAAGAACTCATCGACCCACGATACACAGAGCAGGGCGTCCCCACCATGGGCCCCCCAGGTCCACCCCAGGGCCCCCCGCGTCAGGCTGCGTTCCACCCCATGGCCATCAAGCAGGAGCCTCGTGACTTCTGCTTCGATTCTG AAGTGCCTAACTGTCAGTCATCGTTTGGGAGAGCGGGGAGCTTCTACCAAAATAACCATGAAA GTTTCTCCTTCGACAGAGatcctcagctgtactttgacGACACCTGTGTGGTCCCTGAAAGATTAGAAG GTAAAATCAAACAGGAGCCTGTCTATCGGGACGGACCTCCCTACCAGCGCCGCGGCTCCCTGCAGCTCTGGCAGTTCTTGGTCACATTACTGGATGACCCAGCCAACGGCCACTTCATCGCCTGGACTGGTCGTGGCATGGAGTTCAAACTCATTGAGCCTGAGGAG GTGGCTCGTCGCTGGGGCATTCAGAAGAACAGACCGGCCATGAACTACGACAAGCTGAGCCGCTCGCTGCGTTACTACTACGAGAAGGGCATCATGCAGAAG GTGGCTGGTGAGAGGTACGTGTACAAGTTTGTGTGCGACCCCGAGGCTCTCTTCTCCATGGCCTTCCCCGACAACCAGAGGCCCAACCTGAAGGTCGACCCGGACAGCCTGCCGGGGCTGGACGACGACACCGTGCCCCTCACCCACTACGAGGAAAACGCTCCCTACCTGCTGGACGGCGGGGAGCAGTGCGTGGCAGGCTTGCCCTTCCCGGACGGCTACGGCTACTAA
- the etv5a gene encoding ETS translocation variant 5a isoform X2, whose translation MDGFYDQQVPFMVPPSHKSHVEEPSHNRPLNDRKRKFVDTELAQDTEELFQDLSQLQEIWIAEAQVPDDEQFVPDFQSDSLMFHGPPPAKIKRELTPSKEFSPCRQDRSPMPYGEKCLYSYSACDRKPTPGFKPLTPPSTPVSPCGPTSTAGTHPLSEQTPPPHPHVANPTPGPRPVHIQQPITASAGSPNQQALPVHSHSPPFAVPCAPINQDANSFTPEHRFQRQMSEPCLPFPPSESQGRPQFMPQPPSSNNSLPRDGRPPYHRQMSEPLVAVPPQGFKQELIDPRYTEQGVPTMGPPGPPQGPPRQAAFHPMAIKQEPRDFCFDSEVPNCQSSFGRAGSFYQNNHESFSFDRDPQLYFDDTCVVPERLEGKIKQEPVYRDGPPYQRRGSLQLWQFLVTLLDDPANGHFIAWTGRGMEFKLIEPEEVARRWGIQKNRPAMNYDKLSRSLRYYYEKGIMQKVKVAGERYVYKFVCDPEALFSMAFPDNQRPNLKVDPDSLPGLDDDTVPLTHYEENAPYLLDGGEQCVAGLPFPDGYGY comes from the exons ATGGACGGATTCTACGACCAGCAAGTCCCATTTATGGTCCCACCCAGT CACAAGTCTCACGTGGAGGAACCATCTCACAACAGGCCTCTGAACGACAGGAAAAGGAAGTTTGTGGATACAGAACTCGCCCAGGACACGGAAG AACTCTTCCAGGACCTCAGTCAGCTGCAGGAGATCTGGATCGCAGAAG CCCAGGTGCCTGATGACGAACAGTTTGTCCCAGATTTCCAGTCGGATAGCT TGATGTTTCATGGCCCGCCGCCAGCCAAGATCAAACGAGAGCTGACTCCCTCCAAAGAGTTTTCGCCCTGTCGTCAGGACAGGAGTCCCATGCCCTACGGAGAGAAGTGCCTTTACAGCTACAG TGCCTGTGACAGGAAGCCCACTCCTGGGTTCAAGCCATTAACTCCCCCCTCGACGCCCGTCTCTCCTTGCGGCCCCACCAGCACAGCAGGGACGCACCCACTGAGTGAGCAGACCCCCCCTCCTCACCCCCATGTAGCCAACCCGACCCCGGGGCCGCGTCCAGTGCACATACAGCAGCCTATCACGGCGAGCGCAGGCTCTCCCAACCAGCAAGCACTCCCAGTCCACAGCCACAGCCCGCCCTTCGCCGTGCCTTGTGCACCAATCAACCAGGATGCCAACAGCTTCACACCTGAGCACAG GTTCCAGCGGCAGATGTCAGAGCCATGTCTACCTTTCCCCCCGTCAGAGAGTCAAGGGCGCCCCCAGTTCATGCCCCAGCCtcccagcagcaacaacagcctgccacGTGACGGCCGGCCACCGTACCACCGCCAGATGTCAGAGCCATTGGTAGCCGTGCCACCCCAGGGGTTCAAGCAAGAACTCATCGACCCACGATACACAGAGCAGGGCGTCCCCACCATGGGCCCCCCAGGTCCACCCCAGGGCCCCCCGCGTCAGGCTGCGTTCCACCCCATGGCCATCAAGCAGGAGCCTCGTGACTTCTGCTTCGATTCTG AAGTGCCTAACTGTCAGTCATCGTTTGGGAGAGCGGGGAGCTTCTACCAAAATAACCATGAAA GTTTCTCCTTCGACAGAGatcctcagctgtactttgacGACACCTGTGTGGTCCCTGAAAGATTAGAAG GTAAAATCAAACAGGAGCCTGTCTATCGGGACGGACCTCCCTACCAGCGCCGCGGCTCCCTGCAGCTCTGGCAGTTCTTGGTCACATTACTGGATGACCCAGCCAACGGCCACTTCATCGCCTGGACTGGTCGTGGCATGGAGTTCAAACTCATTGAGCCTGAGGAG GTGGCTCGTCGCTGGGGCATTCAGAAGAACAGACCGGCCATGAACTACGACAAGCTGAGCCGCTCGCTGCGTTACTACTACGAGAAGGGCATCATGCAGAAGGTAAAG GTGGCTGGTGAGAGGTACGTGTACAAGTTTGTGTGCGACCCCGAGGCTCTCTTCTCCATGGCCTTCCCCGACAACCAGAGGCCCAACCTGAAGGTCGACCCGGACAGCCTGCCGGGGCTGGACGACGACACCGTGCCCCTCACCCACTACGAGGAAAACGCTCCCTACCTGCTGGACGGCGGGGAGCAGTGCGTGGCAGGCTTGCCCTTCCCGGACGGCTACGGCTACTAA
- the etv5a gene encoding ETS translocation variant 5a isoform X1: protein MDGFYDQQVPFMVPPSQHKSHVEEPSHNRPLNDRKRKFVDTELAQDTEELFQDLSQLQEIWIAEAQVPDDEQFVPDFQSDSLMFHGPPPAKIKRELTPSKEFSPCRQDRSPMPYGEKCLYSYSACDRKPTPGFKPLTPPSTPVSPCGPTSTAGTHPLSEQTPPPHPHVANPTPGPRPVHIQQPITASAGSPNQQALPVHSHSPPFAVPCAPINQDANSFTPEHRFQRQMSEPCLPFPPSESQGRPQFMPQPPSSNNSLPRDGRPPYHRQMSEPLVAVPPQGFKQELIDPRYTEQGVPTMGPPGPPQGPPRQAAFHPMAIKQEPRDFCFDSEVPNCQSSFGRAGSFYQNNHESFSFDRDPQLYFDDTCVVPERLEGKIKQEPVYRDGPPYQRRGSLQLWQFLVTLLDDPANGHFIAWTGRGMEFKLIEPEEVARRWGIQKNRPAMNYDKLSRSLRYYYEKGIMQKVKVAGERYVYKFVCDPEALFSMAFPDNQRPNLKVDPDSLPGLDDDTVPLTHYEENAPYLLDGGEQCVAGLPFPDGYGY, encoded by the exons ATGGACGGATTCTACGACCAGCAAGTCCCATTTATGGTCCCACCCAGT CAGCACAAGTCTCACGTGGAGGAACCATCTCACAACAGGCCTCTGAACGACAGGAAAAGGAAGTTTGTGGATACAGAACTCGCCCAGGACACGGAAG AACTCTTCCAGGACCTCAGTCAGCTGCAGGAGATCTGGATCGCAGAAG CCCAGGTGCCTGATGACGAACAGTTTGTCCCAGATTTCCAGTCGGATAGCT TGATGTTTCATGGCCCGCCGCCAGCCAAGATCAAACGAGAGCTGACTCCCTCCAAAGAGTTTTCGCCCTGTCGTCAGGACAGGAGTCCCATGCCCTACGGAGAGAAGTGCCTTTACAGCTACAG TGCCTGTGACAGGAAGCCCACTCCTGGGTTCAAGCCATTAACTCCCCCCTCGACGCCCGTCTCTCCTTGCGGCCCCACCAGCACAGCAGGGACGCACCCACTGAGTGAGCAGACCCCCCCTCCTCACCCCCATGTAGCCAACCCGACCCCGGGGCCGCGTCCAGTGCACATACAGCAGCCTATCACGGCGAGCGCAGGCTCTCCCAACCAGCAAGCACTCCCAGTCCACAGCCACAGCCCGCCCTTCGCCGTGCCTTGTGCACCAATCAACCAGGATGCCAACAGCTTCACACCTGAGCACAG GTTCCAGCGGCAGATGTCAGAGCCATGTCTACCTTTCCCCCCGTCAGAGAGTCAAGGGCGCCCCCAGTTCATGCCCCAGCCtcccagcagcaacaacagcctgccacGTGACGGCCGGCCACCGTACCACCGCCAGATGTCAGAGCCATTGGTAGCCGTGCCACCCCAGGGGTTCAAGCAAGAACTCATCGACCCACGATACACAGAGCAGGGCGTCCCCACCATGGGCCCCCCAGGTCCACCCCAGGGCCCCCCGCGTCAGGCTGCGTTCCACCCCATGGCCATCAAGCAGGAGCCTCGTGACTTCTGCTTCGATTCTG AAGTGCCTAACTGTCAGTCATCGTTTGGGAGAGCGGGGAGCTTCTACCAAAATAACCATGAAA GTTTCTCCTTCGACAGAGatcctcagctgtactttgacGACACCTGTGTGGTCCCTGAAAGATTAGAAG GTAAAATCAAACAGGAGCCTGTCTATCGGGACGGACCTCCCTACCAGCGCCGCGGCTCCCTGCAGCTCTGGCAGTTCTTGGTCACATTACTGGATGACCCAGCCAACGGCCACTTCATCGCCTGGACTGGTCGTGGCATGGAGTTCAAACTCATTGAGCCTGAGGAG GTGGCTCGTCGCTGGGGCATTCAGAAGAACAGACCGGCCATGAACTACGACAAGCTGAGCCGCTCGCTGCGTTACTACTACGAGAAGGGCATCATGCAGAAGGTAAAG GTGGCTGGTGAGAGGTACGTGTACAAGTTTGTGTGCGACCCCGAGGCTCTCTTCTCCATGGCCTTCCCCGACAACCAGAGGCCCAACCTGAAGGTCGACCCGGACAGCCTGCCGGGGCTGGACGACGACACCGTGCCCCTCACCCACTACGAGGAAAACGCTCCCTACCTGCTGGACGGCGGGGAGCAGTGCGTGGCAGGCTTGCCCTTCCCGGACGGCTACGGCTACTAA
- the etv5a gene encoding ETS translocation variant 5a isoform X4 — protein MDGFYDQQVPFMVPPSHKSHVEEPSHNRPLNDRKRKFVDTELAQDTEELFQDLSQLQEIWIAEAQVPDDEQFVPDFQSDSLMFHGPPPAKIKRELTPSKEFSPCRQDRSPMPYGEKCLYSYSACDRKPTPGFKPLTPPSTPVSPCGPTSTAGTHPLSEQTPPPHPHVANPTPGPRPVHIQQPITASAGSPNQQALPVHSHSPPFAVPCAPINQDANSFTPEHRFQRQMSEPCLPFPPSESQGRPQFMPQPPSSNNSLPRDGRPPYHRQMSEPLVAVPPQGFKQELIDPRYTEQGVPTMGPPGPPQGPPRQAAFHPMAIKQEPRDFCFDSEVPNCQSSFGRAGSFYQNNHESFSFDRDPQLYFDDTCVVPERLEGKIKQEPVYRDGPPYQRRGSLQLWQFLVTLLDDPANGHFIAWTGRGMEFKLIEPEEVARRWGIQKNRPAMNYDKLSRSLRYYYEKGIMQKVAGERYVYKFVCDPEALFSMAFPDNQRPNLKVDPDSLPGLDDDTVPLTHYEENAPYLLDGGEQCVAGLPFPDGYGY, from the exons ATGGACGGATTCTACGACCAGCAAGTCCCATTTATGGTCCCACCCAGT CACAAGTCTCACGTGGAGGAACCATCTCACAACAGGCCTCTGAACGACAGGAAAAGGAAGTTTGTGGATACAGAACTCGCCCAGGACACGGAAG AACTCTTCCAGGACCTCAGTCAGCTGCAGGAGATCTGGATCGCAGAAG CCCAGGTGCCTGATGACGAACAGTTTGTCCCAGATTTCCAGTCGGATAGCT TGATGTTTCATGGCCCGCCGCCAGCCAAGATCAAACGAGAGCTGACTCCCTCCAAAGAGTTTTCGCCCTGTCGTCAGGACAGGAGTCCCATGCCCTACGGAGAGAAGTGCCTTTACAGCTACAG TGCCTGTGACAGGAAGCCCACTCCTGGGTTCAAGCCATTAACTCCCCCCTCGACGCCCGTCTCTCCTTGCGGCCCCACCAGCACAGCAGGGACGCACCCACTGAGTGAGCAGACCCCCCCTCCTCACCCCCATGTAGCCAACCCGACCCCGGGGCCGCGTCCAGTGCACATACAGCAGCCTATCACGGCGAGCGCAGGCTCTCCCAACCAGCAAGCACTCCCAGTCCACAGCCACAGCCCGCCCTTCGCCGTGCCTTGTGCACCAATCAACCAGGATGCCAACAGCTTCACACCTGAGCACAG GTTCCAGCGGCAGATGTCAGAGCCATGTCTACCTTTCCCCCCGTCAGAGAGTCAAGGGCGCCCCCAGTTCATGCCCCAGCCtcccagcagcaacaacagcctgccacGTGACGGCCGGCCACCGTACCACCGCCAGATGTCAGAGCCATTGGTAGCCGTGCCACCCCAGGGGTTCAAGCAAGAACTCATCGACCCACGATACACAGAGCAGGGCGTCCCCACCATGGGCCCCCCAGGTCCACCCCAGGGCCCCCCGCGTCAGGCTGCGTTCCACCCCATGGCCATCAAGCAGGAGCCTCGTGACTTCTGCTTCGATTCTG AAGTGCCTAACTGTCAGTCATCGTTTGGGAGAGCGGGGAGCTTCTACCAAAATAACCATGAAA GTTTCTCCTTCGACAGAGatcctcagctgtactttgacGACACCTGTGTGGTCCCTGAAAGATTAGAAG GTAAAATCAAACAGGAGCCTGTCTATCGGGACGGACCTCCCTACCAGCGCCGCGGCTCCCTGCAGCTCTGGCAGTTCTTGGTCACATTACTGGATGACCCAGCCAACGGCCACTTCATCGCCTGGACTGGTCGTGGCATGGAGTTCAAACTCATTGAGCCTGAGGAG GTGGCTCGTCGCTGGGGCATTCAGAAGAACAGACCGGCCATGAACTACGACAAGCTGAGCCGCTCGCTGCGTTACTACTACGAGAAGGGCATCATGCAGAAG GTGGCTGGTGAGAGGTACGTGTACAAGTTTGTGTGCGACCCCGAGGCTCTCTTCTCCATGGCCTTCCCCGACAACCAGAGGCCCAACCTGAAGGTCGACCCGGACAGCCTGCCGGGGCTGGACGACGACACCGTGCCCCTCACCCACTACGAGGAAAACGCTCCCTACCTGCTGGACGGCGGGGAGCAGTGCGTGGCAGGCTTGCCCTTCCCGGACGGCTACGGCTACTAA